From the genome of Sphingobacterium kitahiroshimense, one region includes:
- a CDS encoding alpha-L-arabinofuranosidase C-terminal domain-containing protein: MKKQLIYICLLLFFVVKHAALYANEPDSAYIFAYSSGKNDHHNGLHFAWSLDKKKWTTIGAEASFLRSDYGQWGSQKKMIDPFLFLSPTGIWHCVWSLNQEDGAFAHSASRDLIQWESQSYPLVFAGGNCLSPVIDYNKTTGTYQVIWKTDRSAKGYYAVETKDFKMFSTAKKATVVHNTKVAIRLSDGNYTGTVHKVAWQILENLLKKQQLDAYKGKLNSERMVDDVQRFASLTPLKGNLKLDEHIPARKISDLLIGAFFEDINYAADGGLYAELIQNRGFEYTPMDRKEWHSLTAWRTTNRETVITIDTLSPIHENNRHYVTLQGKPGAGIVNEGFGGISIKKDEQYNFSIYARGKSGQLGHLQIRLIDGHGNTIGETKTKKLSKKWEQYKLDMVGNVTISDARLEITYSNNGAVDMDMVSLFPKNTFRNRANGLRADLAKTIADMKPRFVRFPGGCVAHGDGIDNIYHWKNTIGPVEQRKPQRNLWGYHQSFGLGYFEYFQFCEDMGAEPVPVVAAGVPCQNSGHHGHELGGQQCGIPMEDMGDYIQDVLDLIEYANGDRKTLWGKKRAEAGHPAPFNLKYIGIGNEDLITDLFKERFTLIYQAVKEKYPDIEVIGTAGPFYEGSDYVEGWDLATKLNVPLIDEHYYNPPGWFIHNQEFYDRYDRKKAKVYLGEYAAHVPNRASTIETALAEALHLCNVERNADVVTMTSYAPLLAKEGNTQWSPDLIYFNNTTVKPTVGYYIQQAFGQHAGDTYLFSELKLSNHDEAVNKRVGKSIVRDAKSGDIIVKLVNLLPVEIDLDLSTIGVANQQVNATVISGKPTDQTAKPVAATFQLDRCKLSPYSFTVFRIPAKK, translated from the coding sequence ATGAAAAAACAGCTTATTTATATATGCTTATTGTTATTCTTTGTCGTAAAACATGCAGCATTATATGCCAATGAGCCGGATTCGGCTTATATCTTTGCCTATAGTTCGGGAAAGAATGATCACCACAACGGGCTACATTTTGCATGGAGCTTGGACAAGAAAAAATGGACCACCATTGGTGCAGAAGCTAGTTTCTTACGATCTGACTACGGTCAATGGGGATCGCAGAAGAAGATGATTGATCCTTTCCTGTTTTTATCACCGACAGGAATCTGGCATTGTGTATGGAGTTTGAATCAAGAAGATGGTGCTTTTGCACATAGTGCATCGCGCGATTTGATCCAATGGGAAAGTCAGTCTTACCCTTTGGTATTTGCCGGAGGCAACTGCCTTAGTCCTGTTATTGATTACAATAAGACAACGGGTACTTACCAAGTGATTTGGAAGACGGATCGGAGCGCTAAAGGATACTACGCTGTAGAAACGAAGGATTTTAAAATGTTTTCTACCGCAAAAAAAGCTACTGTTGTGCATAATACAAAAGTAGCGATCCGTCTCTCTGATGGTAACTATACGGGAACAGTTCATAAAGTCGCGTGGCAAATCCTAGAGAATCTGTTAAAGAAACAGCAGTTGGATGCTTATAAGGGAAAGTTGAATAGTGAACGGATGGTCGATGATGTACAACGCTTTGCTTCACTTACTCCCCTGAAAGGAAATCTAAAATTAGATGAACATATTCCAGCGCGTAAGATCAGTGATCTACTTATCGGAGCATTTTTTGAAGATATCAATTATGCCGCTGATGGTGGATTGTATGCCGAATTAATACAGAATAGGGGATTTGAATATACGCCTATGGATCGAAAAGAATGGCATAGTTTAACTGCTTGGCGCACCACGAATAGGGAAACTGTTATTACGATTGATACGCTATCTCCGATTCATGAAAATAACCGGCATTATGTGACTTTGCAGGGTAAACCTGGAGCAGGAATCGTCAATGAAGGGTTTGGCGGTATTTCCATTAAGAAAGACGAGCAGTATAATTTTTCAATATATGCCCGAGGGAAATCAGGACAGTTGGGCCACTTGCAGATTCGCTTAATCGATGGGCACGGTAATACTATTGGAGAAACAAAAACGAAGAAGTTATCAAAAAAATGGGAACAGTACAAATTGGATATGGTTGGAAATGTGACCATTTCGGATGCTCGATTGGAGATTACTTATTCCAACAATGGAGCCGTCGATATGGACATGGTTTCGTTATTTCCTAAAAATACTTTCCGAAATAGAGCTAACGGTTTAAGAGCAGATCTTGCTAAGACTATTGCTGACATGAAACCTCGGTTTGTGCGTTTCCCTGGCGGCTGTGTAGCTCATGGAGATGGTATCGATAATATCTACCATTGGAAAAATACGATAGGACCTGTGGAGCAACGAAAACCACAGCGTAATCTCTGGGGGTATCATCAATCATTTGGCTTAGGCTATTTTGAATATTTCCAGTTTTGTGAAGATATGGGTGCAGAACCTGTACCCGTGGTGGCTGCAGGTGTACCTTGCCAAAATTCGGGACATCATGGTCACGAACTGGGCGGGCAGCAGTGCGGTATCCCTATGGAGGACATGGGCGATTATATTCAGGATGTTTTGGATCTCATTGAATATGCGAATGGTGATCGTAAGACATTGTGGGGAAAGAAACGTGCTGAAGCGGGTCATCCAGCTCCCTTTAACTTGAAATATATTGGCATTGGTAACGAAGATTTGATTACCGATCTGTTTAAAGAGCGCTTTACCCTGATTTATCAAGCCGTAAAAGAGAAATATCCTGATATTGAAGTCATTGGTACAGCAGGTCCATTTTATGAAGGATCGGACTATGTGGAAGGCTGGGATTTGGCAACTAAATTAAATGTTCCTTTAATCGATGAGCATTATTACAATCCACCGGGTTGGTTTATTCATAATCAGGAGTTTTACGACCGTTATGACCGCAAGAAAGCTAAAGTATATCTTGGTGAATATGCTGCACATGTTCCCAATCGTGCTAGTACGATTGAAACAGCATTGGCAGAGGCATTACACCTGTGCAATGTCGAAAGAAATGCCGATGTAGTCACCATGACTTCATATGCACCTCTGTTGGCCAAAGAAGGTAATACGCAATGGTCTCCAGATTTGATCTACTTTAATAATACGACAGTGAAACCTACTGTGGGTTACTATATCCAGCAGGCATTTGGACAGCATGCAGGCGATACGTATCTCTTTAGTGAATTAAAGTTATCAAATCACGATGAAGCAGTGAACAAACGTGTTGGAAAATCAATTGTGCGCGATGCTAAATCGGGTGATATCATCGTCAAATTGGTGAATTTATTACCTGTTGAAATTGACCTTGATCTTTCGACTATCGGTGTTGCAAATCAACAAGTGAATGCAACTGTTATTTCAGGAAAACCAACAGATCAGACAGCTAAACCTGTTGCAGCAACATTTCAATTAGACAGGTGCAAATTGTCTCCTTATTCGTTCACCGTTTTTCGCATTCCTGCCAAAAAATAG
- a CDS encoding aldose epimerase family protein — protein sequence MNSKIINGILLTSALACGCQQTSNKQHTTEKTDSVDTSFDSVIDSKDVKLYTLTNGKLKAALTNYGARLVNLQVPDKAGNLTDVILGYDSAAEYKANASNFYGAIVGRYGNRIGDATFTLQGVKYELEKNDGKNSLHGGTHGVYNQVWDVANSSDSSITFTYLSPDGEAGYPGEVKMQVTYTLSHTGGLVMDYQANTDKETVLNLTNHAYFNLNGAGSATILDHELQIDAAAITEVDDTLIPTGKSIQVAGTPFDFRKGFVIGDRIETDNAQLKIGKGYDHNFELSQAAGFRKVASVYAPKTGIEMQVLTTEPGLQFYSGNFMKDTDPKGKGGLAYPFRSAFCLETQHYPDAPNHPAFASTVLKPEQTYSTKSEYRFTIK from the coding sequence ATGAATAGTAAAATTATAAATGGTATTTTGTTGACGTCCGCATTGGCATGTGGTTGCCAACAGACCTCGAATAAACAGCATACGACTGAAAAAACAGATTCCGTGGATACGTCTTTTGATTCGGTTATCGATAGTAAAGATGTCAAATTGTATACATTAACGAATGGCAAGCTTAAAGCTGCGCTGACAAATTATGGTGCAAGGTTAGTGAACTTACAGGTTCCGGATAAAGCCGGCAACTTGACAGATGTGATCCTTGGTTATGACAGTGCTGCGGAGTATAAAGCTAATGCGAGTAATTTTTATGGGGCTATCGTAGGTCGTTATGGAAATAGAATCGGGGATGCAACTTTCACTTTGCAGGGAGTTAAATACGAACTGGAGAAGAATGATGGAAAAAACTCCCTGCATGGGGGTACTCATGGTGTTTATAATCAGGTATGGGATGTCGCGAACAGTTCGGATTCATCCATTACCTTCACTTATCTTTCTCCTGATGGAGAGGCAGGTTATCCTGGTGAAGTGAAAATGCAAGTAACCTATACCTTAAGTCATACCGGTGGCTTGGTCATGGATTATCAAGCAAATACGGATAAAGAGACGGTACTAAACCTAACGAACCATGCTTATTTCAACCTAAATGGTGCAGGATCTGCAACGATACTGGATCATGAGCTCCAAATCGATGCTGCAGCTATTACGGAAGTGGATGATACCTTGATACCGACTGGAAAGAGTATTCAAGTCGCGGGAACACCATTTGACTTCCGTAAAGGATTTGTCATCGGCGATCGTATTGAAACAGATAATGCTCAGTTGAAGATCGGAAAAGGGTATGATCATAACTTTGAATTGTCTCAAGCGGCTGGTTTTAGAAAGGTTGCTTCTGTGTATGCGCCGAAAACGGGAATAGAAATGCAGGTATTGACTACAGAACCGGGTTTACAGTTTTATAGTGGCAATTTCATGAAGGACACTGATCCTAAAGGAAAAGGTGGTTTGGCATATCCGTTCCGTTCTGCATTTTGTTTAGAAACACAGCATTATCCCGATGCTCCTAATCATCCTGCTTTTGCTTCGACAGTATTGAAACCAGAGCAGACTTATAGCACGAAATCGGAATATAGATTTACGATAAAATAA
- a CDS encoding alpha-L-arabinofuranosidase C-terminal domain-containing protein gives MKKIELLLAALMAGSTPLFAQSPVNLKVDLDQPAGKMSPDMWGVFFEDINMGADGGIYAELIKNRSFEFNEPWMGWKKLTKEPEGAFLILNNSKRKGNPRSLKIHNPKGVQLGIQNEGFRGMGIKKGEQYEFSLLFKQATAGMRIRVELLDDQDKVVGNSSLILSSGSDWKSSSAKFTASETVAKGKLNVWIEGVGDAELDMISLFPTETWKNRPKGLRKDMVQMLADMKPGFIRFPGGCIVEGRDLASRFQWKKTVGPIEERELIINRWNTEFKHRPAPDYFQTFGLGFYEYFLMAEDIGAKAVPILNCGMACQFNTAELVPMDELDTYVQDALDLIEFANGAVTTTWGKLRSDMGHPAPFNLEMLGVGNENWGPQYIERLAAFKKVLNEKHPEIAIIASSGTDPDGERFAYLDEQLRDMKIDIIDEHYYRPPTWFLSSVSRYDDYDRNGPKVFAGEYASHTTRPNGPGRSTWEAALSEAAFLTGLERNADVVQMASYAPLFGHVDGWQWTPDLIWVDNLHAYGTPSYQVQKLYSTNKGTDIIPVKWNGDAVAGKDSLFASSVYDSAKKELIIKFVNYNSKPVQVNFDINSKKKMKQAAVKTTLANADLSISTSFEEPLKIQPKVEQVSYKGKKIVDTFAPYSLTVIKLAVQ, from the coding sequence ATGAAAAAAATTGAGCTATTACTAGCAGCTTTAATGGCTGGTTCTACACCTTTGTTTGCACAGAGTCCTGTCAATCTTAAAGTAGACCTTGATCAGCCTGCCGGAAAGATGTCACCAGATATGTGGGGTGTTTTCTTTGAAGATATTAACATGGGTGCCGATGGTGGGATATACGCCGAATTGATTAAAAATCGTTCATTCGAATTTAATGAACCTTGGATGGGTTGGAAAAAACTGACCAAAGAACCTGAGGGAGCGTTTCTGATTTTAAACAACAGCAAACGAAAAGGTAATCCGCGTTCATTGAAGATCCATAACCCAAAGGGTGTGCAACTAGGAATACAAAATGAAGGGTTCCGTGGTATGGGAATTAAGAAAGGGGAGCAGTATGAGTTTTCGTTACTCTTTAAACAAGCAACTGCCGGAATGCGTATTCGTGTTGAGTTGCTGGATGATCAGGATAAAGTGGTCGGAAATAGTAGTTTAATATTGTCTAGTGGAAGTGATTGGAAAAGTAGTTCTGCGAAGTTTACGGCTTCAGAGACTGTTGCTAAAGGCAAGTTAAATGTCTGGATCGAAGGAGTTGGAGATGCAGAACTTGATATGATTTCTCTTTTCCCGACGGAGACTTGGAAAAATAGACCTAAAGGTTTGCGGAAAGATATGGTACAGATGCTGGCCGATATGAAGCCTGGATTTATTCGTTTTCCCGGTGGTTGTATTGTGGAAGGTAGGGATTTAGCGAGCCGTTTTCAATGGAAAAAGACGGTCGGCCCGATCGAGGAACGCGAATTGATTATCAACCGTTGGAATACTGAGTTTAAGCACAGACCAGCTCCAGATTATTTTCAAACTTTTGGTTTGGGTTTTTACGAATATTTCTTAATGGCTGAAGATATTGGAGCTAAGGCGGTACCGATCTTAAATTGCGGGATGGCCTGTCAGTTTAATACGGCAGAGCTTGTTCCGATGGATGAGTTGGACACCTATGTACAGGATGCATTGGATCTGATTGAGTTTGCCAATGGGGCAGTTACAACGACCTGGGGTAAACTTCGTTCGGACATGGGGCATCCGGCTCCTTTCAACCTTGAAATGCTTGGTGTAGGAAATGAAAATTGGGGACCTCAGTATATAGAGCGTTTAGCTGCATTCAAAAAGGTTTTAAACGAGAAGCATCCTGAAATAGCCATTATTGCTAGTTCCGGTACAGATCCCGATGGCGAGCGTTTTGCTTATTTGGATGAGCAGCTACGGGATATGAAGATTGATATTATTGATGAGCACTATTATAGACCACCAACGTGGTTTTTATCCAGTGTCTCCCGTTATGATGATTATGACCGTAACGGCCCGAAAGTGTTTGCTGGAGAATATGCTTCGCACACCACCCGACCTAATGGCCCTGGCCGTAGTACTTGGGAAGCGGCGCTTTCAGAGGCAGCTTTCTTGACCGGACTGGAACGAAATGCAGATGTCGTGCAAATGGCATCGTACGCGCCATTATTTGGTCATGTCGATGGTTGGCAATGGACCCCAGACTTGATTTGGGTCGATAATCTACATGCATACGGTACGCCAAGTTATCAGGTACAGAAATTGTACTCGACCAATAAGGGGACTGATATTATCCCCGTTAAATGGAATGGCGATGCGGTTGCAGGGAAGGATAGTTTGTTTGCATCTTCTGTATATGATAGTGCAAAGAAGGAGTTGATCATCAAATTTGTTAATTATAATAGTAAACCGGTACAGGTTAATTTTGATATCAATTCGAAGAAAAAAATGAAACAGGCAGCTGTAAAAACGACCTTGGCAAATGCGGACTTGAGTATTTCGACAAGTTTTGAAGAACCGTTGAAAATACAGCCCAAAGTGGAGCAGGTCAGCTATAAAGGGAAAAAGATAGTGGATACGTTTGCACCATACTCTTTGACCGTCATTAAGTTGGCTGTTCAATAA
- a CDS encoding glycoside hydrolase family 43 protein gives MKKIQFMIRWSLLMLFIQHGAIALGQSKKALKIAPVAYLFAYFSDNSPDGEQVRYAISKDGIDFQPLNGGEPVIASDSIALKKSIRDPHIMRAEDGKSFYMVLTDMRSSEGWQSNDGIILMKSTDLIHWEHQAIDFPTRFPNLKGFDQENLHAVWAPQTIWDVVEKKYMIYYSIGRHDWEYAVGDKKQPYFKIFYSYANADFTDISTPELLFDFGTAAIDGDIVYDKKMQEYVLFFKDEGLSTVNNGFRTRSGVMRATSKNITGPYETEYRHLNVDQKKPVEGSSVFKSIHSDEYILMYDCYTEGYYQFCKSSDLTHFNFIKNTPMGGAFTPRHGSVMPITAKELSMLTKKYGMPTGF, from the coding sequence ATGAAAAAGATACAATTTATGATCAGGTGGTCATTGCTGATGTTATTTATACAGCATGGAGCAATTGCACTTGGACAAAGTAAAAAGGCTTTAAAAATTGCTCCAGTAGCCTATCTGTTTGCTTATTTTTCTGACAACAGCCCTGACGGTGAACAGGTTCGCTATGCAATAAGTAAAGATGGTATAGATTTTCAGCCTTTGAATGGAGGGGAACCGGTCATTGCATCGGACAGCATTGCCTTAAAAAAAAGTATTCGGGATCCGCATATTATGCGTGCTGAAGATGGAAAATCGTTCTATATGGTTTTAACGGATATGCGTTCAAGCGAAGGTTGGCAGAGTAATGATGGTATCATCTTGATGAAAAGTACCGATCTTATCCATTGGGAACATCAGGCGATTGATTTTCCAACACGTTTTCCTAATTTAAAAGGATTTGATCAGGAAAATTTACATGCCGTGTGGGCGCCACAAACGATTTGGGATGTAGTCGAGAAAAAATACATGATCTACTATTCGATAGGTAGACATGACTGGGAGTATGCAGTAGGGGATAAAAAACAGCCCTATTTTAAAATCTTCTACTCCTATGCAAATGCCGATTTTACGGATATCAGTACACCAGAGCTGTTATTTGATTTTGGCACAGCAGCCATTGATGGTGATATCGTATATGATAAAAAGATGCAGGAATATGTGTTGTTTTTTAAAGATGAGGGCTTATCTACAGTGAATAATGGTTTTCGTACAAGAAGTGGCGTAATGCGGGCAACAAGTAAAAATATAACTGGACCATATGAGACCGAATATCGTCATCTCAATGTGGATCAAAAGAAACCTGTTGAAGGTTCTAGTGTATTTAAATCGATTCATTCAGATGAATACATTTTGATGTATGACTGCTATACGGAAGGCTATTATCAGTTTTGCAAAAGTTCGGACCTTACGCATTTCAATTTTATAAAAAATACGCCGATGGGTGGAGCATTTACACCAAGGCATGGTTCTGTCATGCCGATAACTGCTAAAGAACTGTCCATGTTGACTAAAAAATATGGAATGCCTACAGGCTTTTAA
- a CDS encoding sodium:solute symporter family transporter gives MDKFATVDYIIFVVYFIIVAGYGFWIYSRKTAANNSSKDYFLAEGSLTWWAIGASLIASNISAEQFIGMSGNGFEVGIAVAAYELIAAVALIIVAVWFIPVYLKNKIFTMPQFLNNRYNETTSLIMAVFWLFLYVFVNLTSILYLGAIAISSMAGGGDSFHLIMVALAVFAVIITLGGMRVIGFTDVIQVVVLIIGGIATTYVALTLVSEHFGLGKDVLAGFNKLMEDSPKHFEMIVDKPGVGATQEEINKYLMLPGIGMYLAGIWIVNLNYWGCNQYITQRALGADLKTARMGILFAGLLKLLMPLIVMLPGIAAYVLYKNGALQEEMAPGGVFHADNAYSAILGHLPNGMKGLALAALTAAIVAGLAGKANSIATIYTLDIYKKYINAGASESKMVWVGKITIVVSILVAVLFTWNDTLGIGGAGGFTFIQKYTGFISPGVFAMFLLGMFWKRTTGPAAITGLVSGFGLSIFFNEFATKVFGPETWLYTAYINKSGHYEIPFQICMGLAFAFTLALMIGVSLFGPKENPKAFVLDKKMFKVEPSILVLIVVTLLLVTAIYVRFW, from the coding sequence ATGGATAAATTTGCAACAGTAGATTACATTATTTTTGTCGTCTACTTTATTATTGTAGCCGGATATGGCTTCTGGATATACAGTAGAAAAACAGCAGCCAACAATAGTAGTAAAGACTATTTCTTGGCAGAGGGTTCATTGACCTGGTGGGCTATTGGAGCCTCATTGATTGCTTCCAATATATCTGCCGAACAATTTATTGGTATGAGTGGAAATGGTTTTGAAGTCGGTATTGCCGTTGCGGCTTACGAACTCATTGCAGCTGTGGCTTTAATTATTGTAGCCGTGTGGTTTATACCGGTTTATCTTAAGAATAAGATCTTTACAATGCCTCAGTTTTTAAACAATCGGTATAATGAAACGACCAGTCTGATCATGGCAGTTTTTTGGCTTTTCTTATATGTGTTTGTCAACCTAACGTCGATCTTATACCTGGGCGCAATCGCTATATCGAGTATGGCTGGTGGAGGAGATAGTTTTCACTTGATTATGGTGGCCTTAGCTGTTTTTGCCGTCATTATTACCTTAGGAGGTATGCGGGTCATCGGTTTTACCGATGTGATCCAAGTGGTGGTTTTGATTATCGGAGGTATCGCTACGACTTACGTTGCATTAACCTTGGTAAGTGAGCACTTCGGCCTTGGTAAGGATGTCTTGGCAGGTTTTAATAAACTCATGGAAGATTCACCTAAGCATTTTGAAATGATCGTGGATAAACCCGGAGTTGGGGCTACACAAGAAGAGATTAACAAATACCTCATGTTGCCAGGGATAGGGATGTACCTAGCTGGTATCTGGATTGTGAACTTGAACTATTGGGGTTGTAACCAATACATCACACAACGTGCTTTGGGAGCTGATCTAAAAACTGCCCGTATGGGTATTTTATTTGCCGGGCTTTTGAAGTTATTGATGCCACTTATCGTCATGCTACCTGGAATTGCCGCGTATGTGCTTTATAAAAATGGTGCATTGCAAGAGGAGATGGCACCAGGAGGGGTATTTCATGCTGACAATGCGTATTCCGCTATTCTAGGTCATTTACCAAATGGTATGAAAGGTTTAGCACTTGCGGCACTAACGGCTGCTATCGTTGCCGGTTTAGCGGGTAAAGCAAATAGTATTGCTACTATTTATACGTTGGATATCTATAAAAAATACATCAATGCCGGAGCATCTGAATCGAAGATGGTGTGGGTAGGTAAAATTACAATTGTCGTTTCTATTCTTGTAGCTGTATTGTTTACTTGGAATGATACCTTAGGCATTGGAGGTGCCGGTGGATTTACCTTTATTCAAAAATATACGGGCTTTATTAGTCCAGGTGTGTTTGCTATGTTTTTATTGGGAATGTTCTGGAAACGTACCACTGGTCCTGCTGCAATCACGGGATTGGTTTCGGGATTTGGTTTATCGATCTTTTTCAATGAATTTGCGACAAAAGTATTTGGTCCTGAAACTTGGCTGTATACAGCCTACATCAATAAAAGTGGTCATTACGAAATTCCATTTCAAATCTGTATGGGACTAGCTTTTGCTTTTACGTTAGCCTTGATGATCGGTGTTAGCTTATTTGGTCCAAAAGAGAATCCAAAGGCATTTGTACTGGACAAAAAAATGTTCAAAGTAGAGCCATCGATTTTGGTATTGATTGTGGTAACACTCTTATTAGTAACAGCTATATATGTGCGTTTTTGGTAG